Genomic DNA from Pelosinus sp. UFO1:
CATTTAGTGCCAACATAGAACCCAAACAGTCACCGTCGGGATGAACATGGGCAGTAAGTATAACCGTGCTCACGTTTTGTAAAAGGTCAGCAACCTGTTTTAATGAAAAGTTCATAGTTTAGTGACTGCCTTCTTCCTGTTTAATTTTAATTAATAATTCTTGGATGTGAGCACTATAATTTAACGATTCATCAATATGCAACGATAATTCGGGAGTTATTCTCATTCGTATGCGCTTGCCTATTTCGCTGCGCATATATCCTAAAGCACTTTGTAAGCCTTTCCAGGTCTCGGCCTTTTGCTCATCATTCCCCATTAAGCTTACATAAATCTTTGCACTACGCAAATCAGCTGTTGCTTCTACTTGGGTAATAGTTGCAAAACCAACACGTGGATCTTTAAGCTCAGTTAAAATAATTTTGCTAATTTCTTGTTTAATAAACTCCTGGACTTTTTCAACACGGAGTTGCCCCATCTATATACGCCGCCTTTTATTTAACCTTTAGGTTTTATTTCTTCCATTGTGAAAGCTTCAATTACATCGCCTTCTTTAAGATCACGGAATTTATCAACAGTAATACCACATTCATAACCTGCAGCAACTTCTTTTACGTCATCTTTAAAACGTCGTAATGATTCTAACTCACCTTCATGTATTACGATACCATTACGGATTACACGTACTTGGGAGGAGTTGAGTATTTTTCCTTCTAAGACATAAGCTCCTGCAATAACAACCTTTGATATTGTAAACAGTTGACGTATTTCTACGCGGCCTTGAATTACTTCTTTAAATTCTGGCGCCAACATGCCTGTCATAGCAGCTTCTACATCATGTAATGCTTCATAAATAACACGATACAGTCTGATATCAATTTTCTCAGACTCACCAGCTTTGCGTGCATTACCATCAGGACGAACATTAAATCCTATGATTAAGGCGTTGGAAGCAGAGGCCAACATTACATCAGATTCATTAATAGCACCAACTCCAGCGTGTACAATGCTTACTCTTACTTCCTTGTTATTAGCATTTAAGGCTAATAAAGATTGGCGTAACGCTTCAACAGAGCCCTGAACATCAGCTTTAATAACAATATTCAAATCCTGAATATTCCCATCTTGGATTTGTTTAAATAAATCATCTAAGGAAACTTTTTGAGATTGCATTAACTCATCAGTACGTCTTTTAGCAATACGTTTTTCTGCTACAGCTCTTGCTATTTTTTCATCTACAGCGACAAGAACATCACCTGCTTGTGGTACATCGGCCAAGCCAAGTACCTCTACAGGAGTAGATGGTTCCGCTTTTTTCACTTTTTCACCACGATCATTGACCATAGCTCGAACTTTACCATAGGCAATACCAGCAATAATAGTATCACCAATATGCAGAGTTCCTTTTTGCACTAAAACAGTAGCTACAGGGCCTCTTCCTTTATCAAGCTTTGCTTCAATAATAGTGCCATAAGCTTGGCGGTTCGGATTAGCCTTAATTTCTTGCATTTCTGCTACGAGCAATACCATTTCTAAAAGTTCATTAATACCAGTTTTTTGTTGAGCAGAAACTGGTACCATAATAGCATCTCCACCCCAGTCTTCAGAAACAAGACCGTAGTCAGATAATTGCTGTTTAATTCTATCAGGGTTCGCTCCGGGGCGATCCATTTTATTAATAGCTACAATGATAGGGACGTTAGCAGATTTAGCATGATTGATAGCTTCAATCGTTTGTGGCATAACTCCATCATCGGCTGCTACAACTAAAATTGCAATATCAGTAACTTGAGCACCTCGAGCTCGCATAGCTGTGAAGGCTTCATGACCAGGTGTGTCAAGAAAAACGATCTTTTTCCCTTGACAAGTAACCTTATAGGCACCGATGTGTTGCGTGATCCCACCAGCTTCTTGGGAAGTTACATGAGTTTGTCTGATTGAATCTAATAAAGAAGTCTTGCCATGATCAACATGTCCCATAACAGTGACAACTGGCGGTCTATGCACAAGACTAGCAGGATCATCTTCAATCTCCGCGATTTCAGTAGGATCTTCTTCAGGTGGTAGTTCTTGTACAGCAACACCAAATTCTGTAGCAAGCAGCGAGGCAGTTTCAAAATCAAGATCTTGGTTTATGGTAGCCATAACTCCAAGCATCATAAGCTTTTTAATGACTTCACCGACTTCGCGACATAGTTTGCTAGCCAATTCTTTTACAGTAATTGACTCGCCTAATTTAACACTTTTTGGTTTCGGTGGTTCAACTTTAACAGTAGGGGCTGCGTTACGAGGTTGAAATCCGCGATTTTGTTGTGGCTTTTTATTAAAGTTCCCTGCGCCTTGGTTTCTTGAGCCATTATTATTTGCGGGACGATTGTTATTCGATTGGAAACGGTTAGGAGGAGCAGCAGGTCTAGAGTGAACGGAAGGTTGTTGCGTTCCTGCATTTCGGGGTTGTAAAATTTGTGTATTTGGGGAATTCTGCTGCATTGGACGTTGTGGGTTTTGGTGCACAGGACGTTGCGAATTTTGTTGTGCAGGACGTTGTTGATTTTGAAATGGAGTTTGCGTAGGGCGTTGTGGGTTTTGGGAATTTTGCTGCATTGGACGCTGTGTATTTTGTTGTGGTCTATTTAGATTGTTATTGTTTTGATTGGGTTGATTCTGCATAGGACGTTGTTGTTGATTTTGGAAAGAACGTTGGTCGCCTCTATTGACAAAGGATTGTTGCCTATCATTTGCAGGACGGCTCTCTTGTTTGATCGGCTGTTGAGTCTGTACCCTTGGTTTGTTTTCGATACGTTCTGTATTTTGTTGGGATTGAATTGCATTATTTTGTGGTACTGTTGAAGGTGTAGTAGTTATTTTATGAGCAAATGTTCTTGTAATAAGGTTTTTGGCATCATCATCCACACTACTCATATGATTTTTTGCTTCCATATTATTTCTTACTAAAATATCAATTATAACCTTACTCGTTGTGTTAAAATCTTTGGCTAATTCATATATTCTATATTTGGACATTCATCTACCCCCATTTTCTATCTCTCTCGTAATAATACCAGCTAACTACTAAGTAACTTTTTGACCGTATTACTAAAACCACTATCTGTTAACGCTAACGCTGCACGGTACACCTTGCCGATACAATGCCCCAATTGATCTTTTGAAAAAGTTTCATAAATCTCGACATTATAATAGGCAGCCATATCACGATAGCCTTTTTTTGTGGATTCAGAACAATCTGTGGCAATGATAAGAAGTTTAGCGTTACCTGACTTAACTGCTTTTTCAACGGACAATTCGCCTGAAACTATTTTTCCAGCTTTTTGTGCTAGACCTAACATTGAAATTATTTTATCTTCTTTTATCATATTATAATACCAGATCTTAATTGTTCATAGATCTGAGGATCAACGACCCTTTTTAACGCTCGTTCTAATCTTTTCTCTTTAAATGCCTTTAACAAACATTGTTCATTAGAGCAAAGATATGCACCCCGTCCTGACTTTTTACCTGTAGTATCTAAAATAACTTCATTATCAGGTGTGCGGACGACACGTAACAGCTCTTTCTTGTTTTTCATTTCTTGGCAACCAACACACATACGCTGAGGAGTTTTTTTCTGTATAACCATAAAATCCTCCTAGGAATTAACTTGAGATTCGCTTTTAATATCAATTTTCCAACCGGTTAGTTTTGCTGCTAGACGAGCATTCTGACCTTCTTTGCCGATTGCTAAGGACAATTGATAATCTGGCACTACCACTCGTGAAATCTTTTCTACTTCATTAATTTCTACACTGACTACTTTAGCGGGGCTCAATGCATTGGCAATGTATTTGGCTGGATCCGTATTCCATTTTACAATATCTACTTTTTCGCCCTTTAGTTCATTGACAATCGACTGCACTCGCATACCTTTATGTCCAACACAAGCACCTACTGGATCGACATTTTCGTCCCGTGAGTAAACTGCAAATTTGGAGCGTAAACCTGGTTCTCTAGCTACCGATTTTATTTCAACAACCCCATCATGAATTTCTGGGACTTCTAATTCAAATAAGCGTTTCAATAGACCAGGATGGGTACGGGATACTAAAATTTGTGGTCCTTTTGTGGTCTTTTTCACTTCAATTATATATGTTTTTAGTCGATCACCATGTTTATAAACTTCCCCGGCAATTTGTTCAGAAGGTGCTAAGATGGCTTCCGCTTTGCCAAGATCGATATACACGTTCTTTTGTTCAATGCGTTGCACAATACCAGTGAGGATATCACTTTCGCGGTTTGAAAATTCATCATAAATTATACCGCGCTCCGCTTCTCGAATACGTTGCACTACTACTTGTTTTGCTGTTTGGGCTGCAATTCGGCCGAAATTTTTGGGTGTAACCTCTATTTCAACAATATCCTCTAAATCATAACGTACGTCTAATAGACGAGCTTCATTTAAATCTATTTCTAGTCGTGCATCTGTTACTACATCTACTACAGTTTTTCTCGCATATACATGAATTTCACCTGTTGTACGTTCTAACGACACTCTTACATTTTGAGCTGAGCTAAAATTTCGTTTGTAAGCTGAGATAAGTGCTGCTTCAATTGCCTCAAACAATATTTCAGGAGCAATCCCCTTTTCCTTGCCTAGTTGTTCAAAAGCTTGCATGAATTCTGCGTTCACTTAAATTCCTCCTATTCAATTTTTATATTAAAAGTCAACATATAACCTAACTTGAGACGTTTGATTGCGTGGAATCTTAAGTTCAGTGCCATCTACATCAATACTGATTTCACCGTTACTTAAGTTGTTTAATGTACCTACAATACTTTTTTTCCCATTGATTGGCGTAAATGTGGTGATTTCAATTTTATCACCAACATGGCGAACAAAATCTCGATCTTTTCGTAATGCACGATCAAGCCCAGGTGAAGAAACTTCTAAATAATAGCTTTCCTTAATCGGGTCAAGTTCTTCAAGTTTAGCTTCTAGCCGTTCACTTACCCAATGACAGTCTTCAATTTCAATACCGCCTTCTTTATCTAAAAAGATGCGTAAATACCATTCACGTTCCTTGATATATTCCACATCTACCAATTCAATTACGCTTTCAGCAACGATCTCTTGAACAAGCTTCTCTACTAAATTTTCAATGTGCTCTTTCGACATAAAATCCTCCTACCTACGTATATTTCTCTACCACCTTAGTGTTGCTAATAATATGTATGCTTATACCCTATATTTGGTAGGATAAAATAGCCACTAAGCTGAAAGAGTGGGTATTATACCCACTCCTTCGGCGCTAAAAAAACAATTATACTATCAATTAGTATATCACTACCTACTTGCATTTACAATAAGAATTTAGTAAAAGTTAATGGATTTATAACAATTCATTAACTTTTACTATGTCTTTTGTGTTAAGCAAACAGCATCATTTGATCGGATTCTGGTAAATCACCAAGACAACCATGTGTCTTTAAAATATCAACCACTGTTTTTGATATATGGGCCCTATTTCTTAAATCGTCTAAAGAAGAAAAAGGATTGCCGCCACGGGTTAACACAATATTATGAGCAGCATTTTCCCCTACCCCTTGTAAGGAAGATAAGGGCGGTAATAATCCATTATCAACAACTAAGAATTTAGTTGCATCTGATTTATATAAATCTACTCTTTGGAAGGTAAATCCCCGCAAATACATCTCTAAAGCCATTTCAACAATTGTAAGTAATCCTTTTTCCTTGGCTGTTATATTATTACCTTTTGCCTCAAACTCTGCCAATTTATTACGTAAGGCAACTTGCCCTTGCAAAACAAGTTCAGCGTCAAAATCAGTACCTCTTACCGTGAAATAGGCGGCATAAAAGGCTACTGGGTGATGTACTTTACAGTAAGCGATGCGAAAAGCCATCATAACGTAAGCCACGGCATGGGCTTTTGGAAACATATACTTAATTTTTTGACAAGATTCAATATACCACTCAGGCACATTTTTTTCCTTTAATTTTGCTACATCTTCTGGTTTTACGCCTTTTCCTTTGCGAACGCCTTCCATAATTTTAAAGGCTAATTGTGGCTCGACCCCTTTTTGTATAAGATATACCATAATGTCATCACGGGCAGAAATGGCTTCGGATAACTTTGCCGTACCAGCTTTAATTAAGTCTTGTGCATTATTGAGCCACACATCAGTACCATGGGAAAAACCACTGATTCTTACTAATTCACTAAATGTTTTTGGTTTTGTATCTTCTAACATTTGTCTAACAAATTTGGTTCCAAATTCTGGGATGCCAAATGTACCAACAGTGCTACCTAATTGGTCAGGCGTTAAGTTTAACGCTGTTGTTGTGGAAAATAAGCTCATGGTTTCTGGGTCATCCAAGGAAATAGTTTTGGCATCAATTTCCGTTAAATCTTCTAGCATACGAATTACAGTTGGATCATCATGACCAAGGATATCAAGTTTAACTAGTCGACTACTAATGGAATGATAGTCAAAATGAGTAGTGATTGTACCTGAACTTTTGTCATCAGCAGGATGCTGAATTGGTGTAAAGTGATGTACATCCATATCTCTTGGCACAACCATAATACCACCTGGATGTTGGCCTGTTGTTCTTTTTACTCCAGTGCAACCACTAATTAACGCATTAATATAAGCGTTACGTGGTGTGATTCCTTTGTCAGTAAAATAATTTTTTACATATCCATAGGCTGTTTTATCAGCTACAGTAGCAATCGTTCCTGCTCGGAATACATTATCTTTGCCAAATAGTTCCTCGGTATATTTATGGGCAGTCGGTTGATAATGACCGGAAAAATTTAAATCGATATCAGGAACTTTGTCACCATGAAATCCCATAAAAACAGCAAAGGGAATATCATGGCCATTTTTGATGGTTTTAGAATTACATTGTGGACATTGTTTATCAGGTAAGTCAAAACCACCACCGTAACTACCATCGGTTACAAATTCACTAAATTTACATTTAGGACAACTCCAATGAGGTGGCAATGGATTAACCTCTGTTATATCTGTCATCGTAGCTACAAAAGAGGATCCGACAGAACCTCGAGAACCTACTAGATAACCATCATCAAGTGATTTTTTTACTAGTTTGTGAGCAATAAGATATAAAACAGCAAAACCATTATTAATAATCGCATCTAACTCGTATTTTAAGCGTTCCGCTACAACCGCAGGTAATGGATTGCCATATATTTGTTCAGCTTTATTATACGACATAGAACGTATTTGATCTTCAGCACCAGGGATTTGCGGTGAGTACAGTTCATCAGGTATTGGTTTAAAATTATCAATAAGTTCATTAATACGTCTTGGGTTTTCTACGACGACTTCATAAGCCTTTTCTTCGCCAAGATACATAAATTCATTCATCATCTCTTCTGTTGTCCGAAAATATAAGGGAGGCTGCTGATCAGCATCGCTAAAACCTTTGCCAGCCATCATAATGCGCCTGTAAACTTCATCTTCGGGATTTAAAAAATGTACATCACAAGTTGCGACTACTAATTTATTAAGTTTGAGGCCTATCTCACAAACCCTACGATTGATTTGCCGTAATCCTTCTTCATTTGCTACCATACCTTCTCTTATTAAAAAGGAGTTATTCCCGATAGGCTGAATTTCTAGATAATCGTAAAAGCTAGCAATTTTAATTAATTCATCCTCATTCTCTCCGCGTAATATCGCCTGAATTAATTCGCCTGCTTCACAAGCCGAGCCTAATAATAAGCCTTCTCGATATTCCATAAGAATCTTACGGGGTACGCGAGGGGTTCGATACAAATATTTTAGGTGGGATAAAGAAACTAATCGATATAAATTTCGTAAACCGATACTGTTTTTGGCTAAAATAATAATGTGACGAGCTTTTTTTACATCATCTTCTATTAAGTAGCCTTCCATGCCATAAATTACTTTTATTCCTGCTTTAACGGCAGCTTCATGAGCTTCAGGAAAAGCCTGTACGACGCCATGATCTGTAATTGCCACTGCTGAGTGGCCCCACTTAGCAGCGGTTTTAATAAGATCTTTTGCCGAGACCATTGCATCCATATTACTCATACGAGTATGGGCATGTAATTCAATTCGTGTTTTAGGAGCATTATCCATTCGACTTATTTGATCTACTCTACACATACTATCAGCATACAACACTAATTCATTACTGTATTTATCAAATTGAACTGTACCTTTGGCTTTTATGGTCATACCTTTTGTCAATGAAGTTGATACCTTGTCAATTTGTTGTTTATCCTTGTCTTCAAAAAATACCTTACCACTAAGACCATCTGTTAAGTCCCCAATATCAAAGGTTAACAGTTGTCGCCCTGAACGCAATTCTCTTAGCTCAAAATTAACAAGCTGCCCTTCTACGATAACATTTCGGGCTTCTTCCTGAATTGTACTCATGGGTACGGGATCTGCTTTAATATTTCTACCAAAAATGACTGGATTATCTACTTTTGTTTCACTAGGCGATTTGTAATCTGATATAGCCTCTAAATATTCGGGTGTTAATAAGTCATCATCAGAAATAATGTTATCTTCAGCAGCAGTTGTAATACATTTAATGGTACAATTACGTCCAAATTCTTCTACCATAAATTTCTGCATACTTTGTACAACTCCATGCGTAGCAAAAATCTCTGCAGCTAAATCACCAATAGTCTCAAGGGTTAAGGTATGTCCATCAAAGCTCCATTTGGCACTTAAAAGTAAATGTTTAATAGAATAAATATTTTTTGAAATGTGTGTTACAAAATCCGTCCAATTATTTGCTAAATAATCTTCTAAAACTTTTACAGTTTGTATGAAATTAACTTTTTTCAAGCCACAATCAGTACAAAACTTTTCTTCAGCCAAGGCGACTATTTGACTGGATAACTTCTGGGGAACTGTAATAAATACATCCCAGGTGTTGGTAGTCGTATGTACCTCAACTTTAGTAACTTTACAAGACTTAACTAATTCTTTGTCTTCTGGCTTAATCGATAGTTGTGTAATAAATGTTAAAAAATTTTCAGGATTATCCGGTATGATACAATAACTATACATTTTCGAAAACCTCTTTCATGACCAGCACAATTAGGATTTTAAATCGTTTTAAGAGACATGATCATCATGTCATATGAAATTATTGGGGTGGAATAGTGTTTTTTCTTATTTTAACATATTTTTATATAATATAGAGACTGTAATTTAAAACCTTTTTTAAGAGAATGTAAAAGAAAGGATACGCCAAAGGACATCAAATCAATCCTTTGGCGTGTTTACTTCTCTATTTTTTTGGTATATCCACTAAACTACTGTTCATCTATGCCGCTTAGATGATGTGAATCATTTACTAAGTCGACCAATATTTGGTTACCATGATATTCAAGTATATTAATAGCTGTGTTATCTTGCTTAATGTTCCAAAGATGATTGAGATGAATATTAAGCGCGGCACACAGTAATGTGCGTATGGTCCCCCCATGGGACACGACGACAATGGTTTGCGCTGGATGTTGTGAGACTAATTTGTCTAACGCAATAGAGGCCCGCTCTTTTACTTCTTTAAAGCTTTCACCGCCGGGAATTTCAACTTCATCGGGATGAGTAAAGAGTGTTGTCATCTGCTCGGTACATTGACTACTAATTTTTTCATAGGTTAACCCTTCCCATTGACCAAAATTAATTTCTCTAAATTCAGGTACCGTTGTCACTTGAAGATTATGTTTGTTAGCAATACATGTTGCTGTTGTTAAGGCACGGCTTAAATCGCTGGCATATACGGCAGAAATTTTTTCATTAGCTAGACGATTTGCTGCTAACCTTGCTTGTTGTAACCCTTTTTCTGTTAATGCAACGTCACAATGCCCTTGGTATTTCATTTCTAAATTCCATAGAGTTTGACCATGACGTACTAAAATAACTTTTGTCATCTGTTACCACCTATAACTTTTTGCAATGCATTTACTAAAAGCGTATTTTGTTCTGGCTTCTTTACTGCTACACGAAAATAGTCGCAGGACAAACCCGGATAATTATCACAATTACGAATTAGGATGTTGTAGGATGTCATAATTTCTACTAATTGTGCCGCTGTAAGAAGAGTTTCTTTACAATTTACCAAAATGAAATTTACTGATGGGAAGTATGGCTTTAGCCCTTTTATCGCTAACAACTTATTATATAAGTCTTTTTTTGCTTCTTGGATATATTCTATACTTGCAGTTTGGTAGCCAGTGTCACCTAAAGCTACGACGCCGGCATTTTGCGCTAACGTGTTGACATTCCAAGGATCTTTTCCTTTATGTAGCAAAAGAGTAAGCGTTGGATTAGCTAGGCTAAAGCCCAACCTTAAACCCGGAATAGCATAGAACTTAGTAAGTGAGTGTAAAATAATAAGATTATCATATTGCGCTAATAAGTTTCGACATGTATATAAAGCAGCATCGGGTAAGAAGTCAATAAAAGATTCATCAACAACTACATACGTATTCTGGGATTTTGCCGTTACGATGAATTGTTCTACTTGTTGAGTTGAAACAAGTGTACCTGTAGGATTATTAGGATTACAAATAAATACAATATCTATATCCACTAGCTGCTTTGCTATGGCATCGAGATCAATTGCAAAACCGTATTTTTCATTAAGATAAAAATATTCAACAGTCGCCCCGCTAGCCCTAGCAGCAGATTCATATTCACTGAAAGTTGGTGCTGTTACTAACACACGTTTTGGAGTTATTATATGACATAAAACATACATAAGCTCAACTGCACCATTACCAATTGCTATTCGCTCACTATCTACATGATAGAACTGACTAATTGCTTGCTTTAGTGCATAAGCCTCGGCATCGGGGTAGTGAATAACAGATTCCAAAGACTCTTCTAAGGATCGCCGGATTTTCACTGACAAACCAAGGGGATTAATATTAGCACTAAAATCTAATATCTCATTAAAAGATCCACCGTTTTTTCGTGTTGTAGCATATAAATTTCCGCCATGTTCAAAAGCATTGTTCCCACTCATGACTGTCACCTTCTTGTTTCATTAATCCGCCAGAAATGAAATTTACAGTATGCAGAAATTTGACACCGGTGCAGCATCTGTTAATTTCTTCAATACAAGCGGGGCAATTGCTTAGTTTATTTGCTGGGAAGAGCACACCAACAACTGTACCACTATGAGCAACATTTACTCCTACAGCTCCCCAGGAAAGACCTATGTCAATTATTTCTTCTAAATGTGGTTTAAATAAAATCTTTTGATTCGCTAATGCGCTAATTGTAGCTCCTTTACCAAGTAGAAAAACATCTTTCTTGGTAAGGCCGTTGATAATTAAATTCATTGCTTGCTTTACTTGCAATTCTTTTGAATGATTTAGTTTTTCTAAATCACTCCGTTGATTAAAATGCAGCGTATCAATTTCGCCGCCTACATCAAAGATTACGATATGCATCGGAATTGCGTGTCCTAAGTATCGGCGAAGGTGTCCCTTTACATGATCAAACAAGATAATACCAGGGTAAAATATACCATCCGTAGGTTCAATTGACAGGGCGATATCTGCTATTTCATCAGGTGATAAAAGTGTACCTCTACTTAAGGCAATACATTGGCATGCAGCACTAATATCAGCACTACTGGAAGCCATGCCTTTGCCTAGTGGTAATTCAGATTTTACGCTAACATGAAAACCATCATTAGGGATTTTTAAAAACTGAAGTGTTTTGGTGATGGCAGTTGCGACCTTATTTCCAATTGATACAATACCAATATCTTTATTAGGCATTACCGTTACCTTTGAGTATAAATCAATAGGACAAGTAATTAAAAAACTTTTTCCATTGATTGTACCTTGTGCTAATTCGCCACATGAACCAGGGGCTTTGACGGTTACCCTCATACAAGTGTTCTCCATACGTTATTATTTATATAAATTAATAAAATTTCGCTGAATTCTTTAAGGCTAACTATCTTTACAACAACTATATCTTCCGCTATATTATTTGTCAACCTGACTAAAATGGACTATTTAGAAGGATTAAAGTGGAATTTGCCTTTAATATAAGAAGATGATTAATACCATTATTTCGGAGAGTTCACTAATTGCGCCGTATACATCTCCTGTTAAACCACCTATAATATTTTTAACATAATTGGAAAAAATCATAGTGATCATAATAATACTTGCTAGGCTTACAATTGCTTGTTTGCCTAAGGGGACTACCAATAGTAAGGTGAGAAGGAAAGCAATATAGAGGGTGTTTTTGTCCGCATATAAGGCAAAGGCTTTGCCGATACCATCAAGGCGAGCATAGGAAAACATAGTAATTCCTATGACCATAGCAAATCGTCCTAATAATGGCATAATAAATAAAGCAGTAGGAATTCCTAGTGGAGAAATATCCATTAACAGTGACCACTTTAGAATAACAAGTAAAACAAAAGCGACAACACCATTTGCTCCGACTCTACTGTCTTTCATTATTTCTAACATTCTATCTTTTGAACGACCAGAGAATATACCATCCATGGTATCCATAAAACCATCACAATGTAATCCACCTGTGAGAATAATATTAGCAATAATTAGAATGATTGCTAATACATGTGGTGGCATATACATACCCATATGTGGCAAAAATTCTGTAAGAAAATGGTTTATAAGTACTAATAAAATCCCGAGAATAGCACCTACTAAGGGAAAATACTTCACACTTCGACCGAAACTTTCAGATGACCACTCTGTTTGTTTGATTAT
This window encodes:
- the cobC gene encoding alpha-ribazole phosphatase, which produces MTKVILVRHGQTLWNLEMKYQGHCDVALTEKGLQQARLAANRLANEKISAVYASDLSRALTTATCIANKHNLQVTTVPEFREINFGQWEGLTYEKISSQCTEQMTTLFTHPDEVEIPGGESFKEVKERASIALDKLVSQHPAQTIVVVSHGGTIRTLLCAALNIHLNHLWNIKQDNTAINILEYHGNQILVDLVNDSHHLSGIDEQ
- the cobD gene encoding threonine-phosphate decarboxylase CobD — protein: MSGNNAFEHGGNLYATTRKNGGSFNEILDFSANINPLGLSVKIRRSLEESLESVIHYPDAEAYALKQAISQFYHVDSERIAIGNGAVELMYVLCHIITPKRVLVTAPTFSEYESAARASGATVEYFYLNEKYGFAIDLDAIAKQLVDIDIVFICNPNNPTGTLVSTQQVEQFIVTAKSQNTYVVVDESFIDFLPDAALYTCRNLLAQYDNLIILHSLTKFYAIPGLRLGFSLANPTLTLLLHKGKDPWNVNTLAQNAGVVALGDTGYQTASIEYIQEAKKDLYNKLLAIKGLKPYFPSVNFILVNCKETLLTAAQLVEIMTSYNILIRNCDNYPGLSCDYFRVAVKKPEQNTLLVNALQKVIGGNR
- a CDS encoding GHMP kinase → MRVTVKAPGSCGELAQGTINGKSFLITCPIDLYSKVTVMPNKDIGIVSIGNKVATAITKTLQFLKIPNDGFHVSVKSELPLGKGMASSSADISAACQCIALSRGTLLSPDEIADIALSIEPTDGIFYPGIILFDHVKGHLRRYLGHAIPMHIVIFDVGGEIDTLHFNQRSDLEKLNHSKELQVKQAMNLIINGLTKKDVFLLGKGATISALANQKILFKPHLEEIIDIGLSWGAVGVNVAHSGTVVGVLFPANKLSNCPACIEEINRCCTGVKFLHTVNFISGGLMKQEGDSHEWEQCF
- the cobS gene encoding adenosylcobinamide-GDP ribazoletransferase; translated protein: MKNFLTGLQFLTRIYIIKQTEWSSESFGRSVKYFPLVGAILGILLVLINHFLTEFLPHMGMYMPPHVLAIILIIANIILTGGLHCDGFMDTMDGIFSGRSKDRMLEIMKDSRVGANGVVAFVLLVILKWSLLMDISPLGIPTALFIMPLLGRFAMVIGITMFSYARLDGIGKAFALYADKNTLYIAFLLTLLLVVPLGKQAIVSLASIIMITMIFSNYVKNIIGGLTGDVYGAISELSEIMVLIIFLY